The Streptomyces luteogriseus genome includes a window with the following:
- a CDS encoding sigma-54-dependent Fis family transcriptional regulator, translating into MTTTDASPAATTARPSLRVARERFLSGRPLPQGVPEEVVAAWRRARFFGVPHDLEESVASPPLSGESTLLGAARPVLDRIVPALGVGGSLLVLTDERLRVLWTAGSVPGLGACTGLSEQEVGHNSAALALRTRSRAEVHGPEHFLDRWQDVSAVSVPVLGPENGHVLGTLTVASRLCTAGPPHPQAAFAEATVAAVETELRARAGQGERALLDAYVRAARGPDRAVAALDGRNRLVSDAAQRLLTPEVLGVLERAAAGARHRDVTGVVRLPDGAGCTARVTPVRLDGRTIGIVTALEPLDDPAPAAPVPPPPVTLTGSSVPWRHAVGRAAELMRSREPLLLTGERGTGKSALARELFGPDPVQVADAARDAGLDQALSAWRPDGLLLLRHAERLAQPGVAALNSLLDQHPDTRLLVTYTPGAPAGPCLQRLLDKLSARSVTLPPLRERTEDIRELLPVLTPRPAPGQPPLTWTLDALRALEAYPWPGNVTELAHVVRALAEHRRVTGPVRRAELPDAVREGPAARPLSPMEHAERAAILEALRRHGGNKARTAVALGIGRATLYRKLREYRR; encoded by the coding sequence GTGACCACCACAGATGCCTCCCCCGCAGCCACCACCGCCCGGCCCTCACTGCGCGTCGCCCGCGAGCGGTTCCTGTCGGGGCGTCCGCTGCCCCAGGGCGTGCCGGAGGAGGTCGTCGCGGCGTGGCGGCGGGCCCGGTTCTTCGGCGTGCCGCACGACTTGGAGGAGTCGGTGGCGTCTCCTCCGCTCTCCGGAGAGTCGACGCTGCTCGGCGCCGCCCGGCCGGTGCTCGACCGGATCGTCCCCGCCCTGGGCGTGGGCGGGTCCCTGCTCGTGCTGACCGACGAGCGGCTGCGGGTGCTGTGGACGGCCGGGAGCGTCCCCGGGCTCGGCGCGTGCACCGGCCTGTCGGAGCAGGAGGTCGGCCACAACAGCGCGGCCCTCGCCCTGCGCACCCGGAGCCGGGCCGAGGTACACGGACCCGAGCACTTCCTCGACCGGTGGCAGGACGTCTCCGCGGTCAGCGTCCCGGTGCTCGGGCCGGAGAACGGACACGTGCTGGGCACCCTGACGGTCGCGTCACGGCTGTGCACCGCCGGACCGCCGCATCCGCAGGCGGCCTTCGCCGAGGCGACGGTCGCGGCGGTCGAGACGGAACTGCGGGCCCGGGCCGGGCAGGGCGAGCGGGCGTTGCTGGATGCCTACGTGCGCGCGGCGCGCGGGCCGGATCGGGCCGTGGCGGCACTCGACGGCCGCAACCGGCTGGTCAGCGACGCGGCGCAGCGGCTGCTGACGCCCGAGGTGCTGGGAGTGCTGGAGCGCGCGGCGGCCGGCGCACGGCACCGGGACGTCACGGGCGTGGTGCGATTGCCGGACGGAGCCGGGTGCACGGCGCGGGTCACACCGGTACGCCTGGACGGCAGGACGATCGGGATCGTGACCGCCCTGGAGCCGCTCGACGATCCGGCACCGGCTGCGCCGGTCCCGCCCCCGCCGGTCACCCTGACCGGTTCCTCGGTCCCCTGGCGCCACGCCGTCGGACGGGCCGCCGAGCTGATGCGCTCCAGGGAGCCCCTGCTGCTGACCGGCGAGCGCGGAACCGGCAAGTCCGCACTGGCGCGGGAGCTGTTCGGCCCGGACCCCGTCCAGGTGGCCGACGCGGCGCGGGACGCCGGACTCGACCAGGCCCTGTCCGCGTGGCGGCCCGACGGGCTCCTCCTGCTCCGCCACGCCGAGCGCCTCGCGCAGCCCGGGGTGGCCGCGCTCAACTCCCTGCTGGACCAGCACCCGGACACCCGGCTGCTGGTCACCTACACGCCCGGCGCCCCGGCCGGCCCCTGCCTCCAGCGCCTGCTGGACAAGCTGTCGGCCCGCTCCGTGACCCTGCCGCCGCTGCGGGAACGCACCGAGGACATACGGGAGCTCCTGCCCGTCCTCACCCCCCGCCCGGCGCCCGGACAACCCCCGCTGACCTGGACATTGGACGCCCTGCGCGCGCTCGAGGCGTACCCGTGGCCCGGGAACGTCACCGAGCTGGCCCATGTCGTACGGGCCCTCGCGGAGCACCGGCGGGTGACCGGGCCGGTCCGCCGCGCGGAGCTGCCGGACGCCGTCCGGGAAGGACCGGCCGCCCGCCCGCTCAGCCCGATGGAGCACGCCGAGCGCGCGGCGATCCTGGAGGCGCTGCGCCGCCACGGCGGCAACAAGGCACGCACGGCGGTCGCGCTCGGGATCGGCCGGGCCACGCTGTACCGCAAGCTGCGGGAGTACCGGCGCTGA
- a CDS encoding DUF2254 domain-containing protein — translation MSDWMATQSSPAGRRPRALSPLREHLRDTFWFAPTAAMVGVFVVWVGAEALDTAIVDALQRDRDYETLDELLRFAEDAKAVVSAVGSAMMTFIGVVFSISLVAVQMASGQFTPRVVRLFVRSRITKATFAVFLATFVLTLLVLTSFDTADDPRSVTTVPLVQSVLTLCMVGLSLLLFVLYVNATLRLMRISHVIARIASESFRVPASMPVPAGGREAVPVGGREAPGHGTETGWVPHDGRAGVLRDVHITRLVRVARKHGVVLRLIPRIGDFVVPGMPVLAVHGGPVPPRRALRYAISVGVERTYHQDLAFGLRQLADIALRALSPAINDPTTAVQALDRVVQFLAALSRRPLDAALHRDRAGAVRLVQPVPDWTELVDLGFTEARGCAVGSPQVCRRMLAGLDDLLLLAPPERREPLLRHRELLRQAVGLAAPTASDRDFALRPDRQGIG, via the coding sequence ATGAGTGACTGGATGGCTACGCAGAGCTCCCCGGCAGGGCGTCGTCCGCGTGCGTTGTCGCCGCTCCGGGAGCATCTGCGGGACACGTTCTGGTTCGCCCCCACCGCGGCGATGGTGGGCGTCTTCGTGGTCTGGGTCGGGGCGGAGGCGCTCGACACGGCCATCGTCGACGCGCTCCAGCGGGACCGGGACTACGAGACGCTCGACGAGTTGCTGCGGTTCGCGGAGGACGCGAAGGCCGTGGTGAGCGCGGTCGGCTCGGCGATGATGACCTTCATCGGCGTGGTCTTCAGCATCTCGCTGGTGGCCGTGCAGATGGCGAGCGGGCAGTTCACCCCGCGCGTGGTGCGGCTCTTCGTCCGGAGCCGGATCACCAAGGCGACCTTCGCGGTGTTCCTGGCGACCTTCGTACTGACCTTGCTGGTCCTGACGAGCTTCGACACCGCCGACGACCCCCGGTCCGTCACGACCGTGCCCCTGGTGCAGTCGGTTCTCACCCTCTGCATGGTCGGGCTGAGCCTGCTGTTGTTCGTGCTGTACGTGAACGCCACCCTGCGGCTGATGCGGATCAGCCATGTGATCGCGCGGATCGCCTCGGAGTCGTTCCGGGTGCCCGCGTCGATGCCCGTGCCGGCAGGCGGGCGGGAGGCCGTGCCGGTGGGCGGGCGGGAGGCTCCCGGCCACGGTACGGAGACCGGGTGGGTGCCGCACGACGGCCGGGCGGGAGTGCTGCGGGATGTGCACATCACCCGGCTGGTGCGCGTGGCGCGCAAACACGGGGTCGTGCTGCGGCTGATCCCGCGGATCGGGGACTTCGTGGTGCCCGGGATGCCCGTGCTGGCGGTGCACGGTGGGCCGGTCCCGCCGCGCAGGGCTCTGCGCTACGCGATCTCGGTGGGGGTGGAGCGCACCTATCACCAGGATCTCGCCTTCGGGCTGCGGCAGTTGGCCGACATCGCACTGCGCGCCCTGTCCCCCGCGATCAACGATCCGACGACCGCCGTCCAAGCGCTGGACCGTGTCGTCCAGTTCCTGGCCGCGCTGAGCCGGCGTCCGCTGGACGCCGCACTGCACCGGGACCGGGCCGGTGCGGTGCGGCTGGTGCAGCCCGTGCCGGACTGGACCGAGCTGGTGGATCTCGGGTTCACCGAGGCACGGGGATGTGCCGTCGGGAGCCCGCAGGTCTGCCGGCGCATGCTGGCCGGTCTCGACGACCTGCTCCTGCTCGCACCACCAGAGCGCCGCGAGCCGCTGCTGCGCCATCGCGAACTGCTCCGGCAGGCCGTCGGCCTGGCCGCGCCGACCGCGTCGGACCGGGACTTCGCCCTGCGCCCGGACCGGCAGGGCATCGGCTGA